The DNA region TTTTTATTAAAAGAATTCGTAACTAAACTTCTAAAACTTGGTTTATTACACAATTCACATGTATCGTTCATGGGTGCTTGACTATAAACTTTCGTTATAGAAATGATGAATAGAAAAATTACAATTTTGGGAAATATTATATATCGACACATTTAGTCTATTATTTTAATAGACAAATATATTACAATTTACATAACTCAATAGTTAAACGATTTCAATAAATGGATCTTTCAAATATTCCCTTCTTTTGATTATTTCAATTTCGTCCTCCGTAACTAGACATGCGGAGATTTTGGCCAATTCTAATTCCGTTTCTTTTATTTGACCGATAAATACTAATTCATTCATTCGATCCCCCCACATTTTAGACCATTTAGACTCAATTTCAGATTGATTCTCAACAAATGCCAAATATTTAATTCTTTGCTCATAGGGCATAGAACACCACCAAGTACCTGCATTTTCAACACGCAAACTTCCTCCTGCTTGACTAAAACTAATTGCTTTATCTGGTTGTGAAGCGATCCAAAATAAACCTTTTGCTCTTAAAAATCCTTTGGGGTAATTTTCATTTAGATAATGAAACCATCGTTCCGGATGAAATGGCTTTGGATCTCTAAATACAAATGAAGTAATTCCATATTCTTCGGTTTCAGGCACATGTTCATTATTTAATTCTTTTATCCAACCAGCCGAATCTTGCACTTTATCAAAATCATACAATCCTGTATTTAAAATCAAATCAGGAGAAACATTGCCATACGTAGAATATATAATTTTGGCATCTGGATTCAACTTATGCAAAATTGACTCTAAAAATTTCTTAGAATCTTCCGTAATCAAATCCGTTTTATTCAAAACTATAACATTTGCAAATTCAATTTGATCTGTTAAAAGATTGACGATTGTACGTTCATCAGCTTCATCATCCGTCATGTCTCTATCTACAATAGTTTCCGAAGAGGAAAAATCTTTTAAAAAATTATAACCATCAATCACAGTAACCATTGTATCAATATAACTAATATCAGAAAGATTCGCTTTACTATTTGGTTCTTCAAAAAGCCAGGTTTGTGCCACTGGTAAAGGTTCTGCAATCCCAGTACCTTCAATCAAAAGATAGTCAAATCGTCCTTCATTAGCCAATTTTGCCACTTCCACCAACAAATCTTCTCGTAAAGTACAACAGATACAACCATTGCTCATATCTACCAACCTTTCCTCTGTTCGAGATAAAGTATTTTCAGTTGAAATAATTTTGGCATCGATATTAACTTCACTCATGTCATTCACTATAACTGCAACTTTTAAATTTTGCCTATTATGCAAAATTTGATTAAGCAAAGTCGTTTTACCCGCACCGAGAAAGCCACTGAGTATAGTGACTGGTAATTTTTTATGCATATATATATTTATAGTTTGATATTTTTTGAACAATTAGGACAATAGCCTTTAATAAGTATTTTTTCATTTTTAATTAGAAATTCAGAAAATACCGTTTCAATTATAGATGTGTGAACTTCCCTCGTTATTACAGTTTTACATTTATTACAAATAAAAATTGCTTGTGAGACGTAAGTTTCTTTTATATGAATGGCCTGTGAAATACAATAAACGGGTAAATTATTATCTCCCGAAAAAGACATCAAAATCTGTTTATCGACAAATTGCTTCAAAGTTCTATATAGTGTTATCCGATTGCTACCTTTGATAGCTTTAAGTAAACTTGACATAGATTGTGCCTTTCCAGAAATATCGAAATATTCCAAGACCATCAATCTTGCATTAGTAACACTTAAACCTTTATTTTCCAGAATCTTTTTATAATTCATACATACGCAACATTGTTGCAAATATAATATTTTGCAATTTAGTTGCAAATATTTTTGCAACTATGATA from Rhizosphaericola mali includes:
- a CDS encoding GTP-binding protein — protein: MHKKLPVTILSGFLGAGKTTLLNQILHNRQNLKVAVIVNDMSEVNIDAKIISTENTLSRTEERLVDMSNGCICCTLREDLLVEVAKLANEGRFDYLLIEGTGIAEPLPVAQTWLFEEPNSKANLSDISYIDTMVTVIDGYNFLKDFSSSETIVDRDMTDDEADERTIVNLLTDQIEFANVIVLNKTDLITEDSKKFLESILHKLNPDAKIIYSTYGNVSPDLILNTGLYDFDKVQDSAGWIKELNNEHVPETEEYGITSFVFRDPKPFHPERWFHYLNENYPKGFLRAKGLFWIASQPDKAISFSQAGGSLRVENAGTWWCSMPYEQRIKYLAFVENQSEIESKWSKMWGDRMNELVFIGQIKETELELAKISACLVTEDEIEIIKRREYLKDPFIEIV
- a CDS encoding Fur family transcriptional regulator encodes the protein MNYKKILENKGLSVTNARLMVLEYFDISGKAQSMSSLLKAIKGSNRITLYRTLKQFVDKQILMSFSGDNNLPVYCISQAIHIKETYVSQAIFICNKCKTVITREVHTSIIETVFSEFLIKNEKILIKGYCPNCSKNIKL